The following are from one region of the Advenella mimigardefordensis DPN7 genome:
- a CDS encoding amidohydrolase family protein, which produces MNTGKSFTSPHIAIRPEWLSMRQEEAIWPDLPIIDSHHHLWDRPQSRYMLHELVADMSSGHNIVATVFVQSRSMYRQHGPDIFKPVGEVEFANGVAACFESGLYDNRNGCAGIVAGADLTIGQQLHDVIGQMKQVAGARLKGIRNSTAWHDSPEVRSNPIQPPRGLLSDPGFLDGVRTLAEYDLCLDIWAYHTQLSEVFELAKACPQLHIVLDHLGGPVGVGPYREARKEVFDEWKKSIQQLAALPNITIKLGGFGLKVMGYHYFECEVPPSSEQLAQDWRPYTETLIALFGTSRCMFESNFPVDKGMYSYSIMWNAFKRICNGCSSDEIQDLFFNTAKRIYSLDLPQG; this is translated from the coding sequence ATGAATACAGGCAAATCATTCACGTCTCCACATATTGCGATTCGTCCGGAATGGCTATCCATGCGACAGGAGGAGGCTATATGGCCAGACCTTCCCATTATCGACTCTCATCATCATTTGTGGGACCGGCCGCAATCCCGGTACATGCTGCATGAACTGGTTGCCGATATGAGCTCGGGGCACAATATCGTGGCAACCGTCTTTGTTCAATCCCGCAGTATGTATCGACAACATGGTCCCGATATCTTCAAGCCTGTCGGAGAAGTCGAGTTTGCCAATGGCGTAGCTGCTTGTTTTGAAAGCGGCCTCTATGACAATCGCAATGGATGCGCAGGTATTGTGGCAGGCGCCGATCTCACTATAGGCCAACAGCTTCACGACGTCATTGGTCAGATGAAGCAAGTTGCAGGTGCAAGGTTGAAAGGGATCAGAAACTCCACGGCCTGGCACGACAGCCCTGAGGTCAGAAGCAATCCCATTCAGCCACCACGCGGCTTATTGAGCGATCCTGGATTTCTGGATGGCGTGCGTACGCTTGCTGAGTACGACCTTTGTCTGGATATCTGGGCGTACCACACTCAGCTTTCCGAAGTGTTTGAACTGGCAAAAGCCTGCCCACAGTTGCACATCGTACTGGATCATTTAGGTGGTCCCGTGGGCGTCGGGCCCTATAGGGAAGCCCGGAAAGAGGTTTTTGACGAGTGGAAAAAATCGATACAACAGCTGGCAGCACTGCCAAATATTACGATTAAACTTGGTGGATTTGGATTGAAGGTGATGGGATACCACTATTTCGAATGTGAAGTGCCCCCTTCATCTGAACAACTCGCGCAGGACTGGCGTCCCTATACCGAAACGCTCATCGCGCTGTTTGGAACCAGCCGCTGCATGTTCGAAAGCAATTTTCCGGTAGATAAAGGGATGTATTCCTACAGCATCATGTGGAATGCATTCAAGAGAATCTGTAACGGCTGCTCTTCCGACGAGATCCAGGATCTGTTTTTTAATACCGCCAAACGTATTTATTCCCTCGACTTACCCCAGGGATGA
- a CDS encoding Bug family tripartite tricarboxylate transporter substrate binding protein, which translates to MKKLIVNALFAATLAPVAGHAAYPDRPISLVVPYAPGGTADALARVIAQHLGKKLDQTVVVENRSGASGIIGQTYVARAKADGYTLLYDATPLTINPAVNKLNFDPSADLKPLTMVSVTPGILVVPKSSELNSVQDVVEKAKAAPGSLTFASGGTGTLQFMAGELFRQNWKIDMLHVPFKSGGPAIMATVGAQVDMMFPNISSTLPMVKSDQLKVLAITSAKRNELLPDVPTVAESGLPGYEIFEWNGVFVPKDTPQTIADKLEKTIHAVMKEPEVQEKFASLGVQVKTSSQSEFRKFLDAEFAKWADVVSKSNIKK; encoded by the coding sequence ATGAAAAAATTGATAGTTAACGCTCTATTTGCCGCAACGCTGGCTCCTGTCGCCGGACATGCCGCTTATCCTGACCGGCCTATCAGCCTGGTTGTGCCATATGCACCGGGCGGTACAGCTGATGCACTGGCACGCGTTATTGCGCAGCATTTAGGCAAAAAACTTGACCAGACTGTGGTGGTTGAAAACAGATCCGGTGCCAGTGGCATTATCGGCCAAACCTACGTGGCACGCGCCAAAGCCGATGGCTACACATTGCTTTATGATGCAACACCGCTCACAATCAATCCGGCAGTCAACAAGCTCAACTTTGACCCCAGCGCTGACCTGAAGCCATTGACCATGGTTTCAGTAACGCCAGGTATACTGGTCGTACCGAAAAGCTCCGAACTCAACAGCGTACAGGATGTAGTTGAAAAGGCAAAGGCGGCACCGGGAAGCCTGACATTTGCATCCGGCGGCACCGGCACCTTGCAGTTTATGGCAGGTGAACTATTCAGGCAGAACTGGAAAATCGACATGTTGCATGTCCCATTCAAAAGCGGTGGACCTGCGATCATGGCGACAGTGGGCGCACAGGTTGATATGATGTTTCCCAATATTTCGTCTACACTTCCCATGGTAAAGAGCGATCAACTGAAAGTACTGGCTATCACGTCGGCTAAACGCAATGAGCTGTTGCCAGACGTGCCAACGGTTGCCGAATCCGGACTACCCGGCTATGAAATTTTTGAATGGAACGGTGTTTTCGTACCCAAAGATACACCTCAGACTATTGCGGACAAACTGGAAAAAACCATCCATGCAGTCATGAAAGAACCCGAAGTTCAGGAAAAATTCGCTTCCTTAGGGGTGCAGGTAAAGACATCCAGCCAAAGCGAATTCAGGAAATTTCTTGATGCAGAGTTCGCAAAATGGGCAGACGTAGTGAGTAAAAGTAATATTAAAAAATAA
- a CDS encoding Bug family tripartite tricarboxylate transporter substrate binding protein, producing MTTITRRIFFLSALLFSINSVQAASSWPDGKPVTWIVPYPPGGSTDVLARSIAQELDKKLNARVIVENRPGATGTIGAARVARAKPDGLTLLGTSIGPQAIAPHLMAKLPYDPIASFKPVITIGTIPHVLVVGAKQPYQNVKELIDAAKAEPGKLAYASGGTGTILQMQGELLQIKTGVRFVHVPYKGDSPALQDTLGQQVQFMFAPIAAALPHIQSGTLRALAVTSTDRLKALPNVPTMQQEGFDDFAVEQWQAVFVPVDTPDDTVQKINADIAEMLTTPTVKTLADKLGITLAGGTPDDLDKTRKADFEKWGSVIKQTNIKN from the coding sequence ATGACAACAATCACAAGACGAATTTTTTTCCTGAGCGCACTATTATTTTCTATCAATTCGGTACAGGCGGCCTCGAGCTGGCCGGATGGTAAGCCGGTGACCTGGATCGTGCCTTATCCTCCGGGTGGCAGCACAGACGTGCTGGCCCGCAGTATTGCCCAGGAACTGGACAAAAAATTAAATGCGCGCGTCATCGTAGAAAATCGACCGGGTGCTACCGGCACCATCGGCGCGGCGCGTGTCGCACGAGCGAAGCCTGACGGATTGACTCTGCTTGGCACCTCTATCGGACCACAAGCGATTGCGCCTCACCTGATGGCAAAGCTGCCCTATGATCCGATTGCTTCTTTCAAACCGGTTATCACCATTGGAACGATACCGCATGTGCTGGTCGTGGGTGCAAAACAGCCATACCAGAACGTGAAGGAACTGATTGATGCAGCCAAGGCAGAGCCGGGCAAACTGGCCTATGCCTCTGGCGGAACAGGAACCATTCTGCAAATGCAGGGCGAGCTGCTCCAGATCAAAACGGGTGTGCGCTTTGTTCATGTGCCTTATAAGGGTGATTCACCTGCCTTGCAGGATACCCTGGGACAGCAGGTTCAGTTCATGTTTGCCCCAATCGCTGCAGCGCTGCCACATATTCAAAGTGGCACCTTGCGCGCACTCGCCGTCACCTCAACCGATCGACTTAAAGCACTGCCGAATGTGCCCACAATGCAACAGGAAGGATTCGATGACTTTGCCGTCGAACAATGGCAGGCCGTTTTTGTGCCGGTAGATACACCTGACGATACTGTCCAGAAAATCAATGCTGACATTGCAGAGATGTTGACCACCCCGACGGTGAAAACGCTTGCAGACAAGCTGGGCATTACTCTGGCTGGCGGAACACCTGACGATCTGGATAAGACACGTAAGGCTGACTTTGAAAAATGGGGCAGTGTCATTAAGCAGACAAACATTAAAAATTAA
- a CDS encoding amidohydrolase family protein translates to MINAIPQNACDCHIHVYDDRYPAAAGATLFPANATIDQYRAVQALTGTTHVVLVTPSTYGTDNRSMLDGLQKLGNTGRAVAVIDGNESDADLQAMNAAGVRGIRLNLSLGAVGSIHSLVPLAERIEKLNWHIQVLMSPDLLAENESVFQHLPVPVVFDHFARIHPTQAFNHPAHNIVLRLLSDRKAWVKLSGGYIVSESQTTSDPALDGLARSYLNAASEQVLWGSDWPHATAQAGLQPMPHDGEQMQCLVQWTRNEETLHRVLVTNPASLYGFTN, encoded by the coding sequence ATGATCAACGCTATCCCTCAGAATGCTTGCGATTGTCATATTCATGTTTATGACGATCGCTATCCGGCAGCTGCCGGCGCGACACTTTTTCCTGCCAACGCCACGATTGATCAGTACCGTGCTGTCCAGGCCCTCACTGGAACAACGCATGTTGTTCTGGTTACGCCATCTACTTACGGTACGGACAACCGCAGCATGTTAGATGGACTGCAGAAGTTAGGCAATACCGGCCGGGCAGTTGCCGTGATAGACGGTAACGAAAGCGATGCAGATCTTCAGGCGATGAATGCCGCTGGCGTACGTGGCATTCGGCTCAACCTCTCCCTGGGCGCTGTCGGTAGCATCCACAGTCTTGTACCTCTGGCCGAAAGAATAGAGAAACTCAACTGGCATATACAAGTTCTGATGTCACCGGATCTGCTTGCAGAGAACGAATCCGTTTTTCAACATTTACCCGTTCCCGTGGTCTTTGACCATTTTGCGCGAATTCATCCGACTCAGGCATTCAATCACCCCGCTCACAACATAGTTCTCAGGCTACTGAGCGACAGGAAGGCCTGGGTAAAGCTGTCCGGCGGATACATCGTGAGTGAGTCACAAACCACGTCGGACCCTGCGCTGGACGGGCTGGCTCGAAGTTACCTCAATGCAGCAAGTGAGCAGGTGCTGTGGGGAAGCGACTGGCCGCACGCCACCGCGCAGGCAGGCTTACAGCCGATGCCGCATGACGGAGAACAGATGCAATGCCTGGTGCAATGGACTCGGAATGAGGAAACACTTCACCGGGTTCTGGTCACGAATCCTGCATCGTTATATGGCTTTACAAATTAA